One genomic window of Fusarium verticillioides 7600 chromosome 2, whole genome shotgun sequence includes the following:
- a CDS encoding hypothetical protein (At least one base has a quality score < 10) — MDVKIGKPNMIWIFEPPVSDLFSERLQSEEPPVALDGGPQHPLIVLTGHVYAMPRELDILFCEVKLTLDGFMEVVKESLLTSWCHSDMVQSLLREKSDHFLSHFIGADGEDIINRHAHEAAGFCLMVHTVDPVHALRRRFERSMPIAVKSF, encoded by the coding sequence ATGGATGTCAAAATCGGTAAACCGAATATGATCTGGATATTCGAACCGCCAGTATCCGATCTCTTCTCTGAACGTCTCCAGAGTGAAGAACCTCCGGTAGCGCTGGATGGCGGGCCTCAACACCCGCTCATTGTCCTCACGGGACACGTATATGCGATGCCAAGAGAACTTGACATCTTGTTCTGCGAGGTCAAGTTGACGCTGGACGGCTTTATGGAAGTCGTAAAAGAATCTCTGTTGACCTCTTGGTGTCATAGCGATATGGTTCAGTCGCTTCTGAGAGAAAAGTCGGATCACTTCTTGAGTCATTTCATTGGGGCTGACGGAGAAGACATAATCAACAGACATGCTCATGAGGCTGCAGGTTTCTGCCTCATGGTACACACGGTTGATCCTGTCCATGCACTCCGGCGAAGGTTCGAACGATCCATGCCTATTGCCGTCAAGAGCTTTTAA